A window of Clostridium sp. 'White wine YQ' contains these coding sequences:
- the potA gene encoding spermidine/putrescine ABC transporter ATP-binding protein → MGENIIEIKTLTKSYEDNVVLNNISMNIKRNEFITLLGPSGCGKTTTLKILGGFENPDSGEVIFEGSNINDIPPYKRPLNTVFQKYALFPHMNVYENIAFGLKIKKLPKDEIDSKIKEILKLVSLENFEERSIESLSGGQQQRIAIARALVNEPKVLLLDEPLGALDLKLRKEMQLELKKIQKKLGITFVFVTHDQEEALTMSDKIIVMNKGIIQQMGTPEDIYNEPSNAFVAKFIGESNIINGIMLEDYKVNFCSKDFDCVDKGFEINEEIQVVIRPEDIKITDSEKGMLKGKVNSVIFKGVHYEIEVIENDRSWIIHNTKNAKPGDIIGMDIYPEDIHIMRKVSENE, encoded by the coding sequence TTGGGAGAAAATATTATAGAAATAAAAACTTTAACTAAATCTTATGAAGACAATGTTGTACTAAACAACATTAGTATGAATATTAAAAGAAATGAATTTATAACACTTTTAGGTCCAAGTGGTTGTGGAAAAACTACAACATTAAAGATTTTAGGTGGTTTTGAAAATCCCGATTCAGGTGAAGTTATTTTTGAGGGAAGCAATATTAATGATATACCTCCATATAAAAGACCCCTTAATACCGTTTTTCAAAAGTACGCTCTATTCCCTCATATGAACGTATATGAGAATATAGCTTTTGGATTAAAAATTAAAAAGTTACCTAAAGATGAAATTGATTCGAAGATTAAAGAAATACTTAAATTAGTTTCTTTGGAAAACTTTGAAGAACGTAGCATTGAATCTCTCTCAGGAGGCCAACAACAAAGAATAGCAATTGCACGTGCATTAGTTAATGAGCCTAAGGTTCTTCTTTTGGACGAGCCTCTTGGTGCCTTAGACTTAAAGTTAAGAAAAGAAATGCAATTAGAATTAAAAAAGATACAAAAAAAATTAGGTATAACCTTTGTTTTTGTAACTCATGATCAAGAAGAAGCCCTAACTATGTCTGATAAAATTATTGTTATGAATAAAGGGATAATTCAACAGATGGGAACTCCAGAAGATATTTATAATGAGCCTTCAAATGCTTTTGTTGCTAAATTTATTGGTGAGAGTAACATAATAAATGGTATCATGCTTGAAGATTATAAAGTGAATTTCTGCAGTAAAGATTTTGACTGCGTTGATAAAGGTTTCGAAATAAATGAAGAAATTCAAGTTGTTATTAGACCTGAAGATATTAAGATAACTGATAGTGAAAAGGGTATGCTTAAAGGCAAGGTTAATTCTGTAATATTTAAAGGTGTTCACTATGAAATCGAAGTTATAGAAAACGATAGAAGCTGGATTATTCACAACACTAAAAATGCAAAACCTGGAGATATCATTGGGATGGATATATATCCTGAAGATATACACATTATGAGAAAGGTTTCAGAAAATGAATAA
- a CDS encoding helix-turn-helix domain-containing protein has translation MQIGEKIRRLRIEKQLTQEELANRCELSKGFISQLENDLTSPSIATLMDILEILGTNLTEFFSEDNQERIAFTKDDMFETENNELKYSLMWLVPNAQKNEMEPIMINLEPDGRYTEEEPHEGEEFGYVLSGVIFLHIGEKKYKVRKGESFYFKPRENHYISNAGKTPAKVIWISTPPSF, from the coding sequence ATGCAAATAGGTGAAAAAATCCGCAGATTAAGAATAGAAAAACAACTTACACAAGAAGAATTAGCAAATAGATGTGAGCTTTCAAAAGGTTTTATTTCTCAGTTAGAAAATGATTTAACTTCTCCTTCAATTGCAACCTTAATGGATATTCTTGAAATCCTAGGTACAAACTTAACTGAATTCTTTAGTGAAGATAACCAGGAAAGAATCGCTTTTACAAAGGATGATATGTTTGAAACAGAAAATAATGAACTTAAATACTCTTTAATGTGGCTAGTACCTAATGCACAAAAAAATGAAATGGAACCAATAATGATAAATTTAGAACCTGATGGCAGGTATACAGAAGAAGAGCCTCATGAAGGTGAAGAATTTGGATATGTACTATCTGGGGTTATTTTTCTTCATATCGGTGAAAAGAAATATAAGGTTAGAAAAGGCGAGAGCTTCTATTTTAAACCACGAGAAAATCATTATATTTCAAATGCAGGAAAAACTCCTGCGAAAGTAATTTGGATTAGTACTCCACCATCATTTTAG
- a CDS encoding GNAT family N-acetyltransferase, which produces MESNFYRRDGKLVYIKQPEFSELKFVQNLWNDRETMDGIGGIYHFPEEKWKVFYHKMVAPSDGKNFYCLVYNLDDVPVGEVSFHGYDSAAKIARFNIKIQGKYRNNGYGREAIRLLLEYYFLEFGGNIMMEKAKQEFSNEFISSLGFEVTRRDKGEITYQISKETFKALSNNEKKNVCCILYPGVDLIEVSFTFELFNLINKFNGEEVFKLYVIGDEEVDLSNGMKIIPSHSYEAEVSPNIIIMPGGCVCLENNKISSFIDKFYKDSDYILATGHGIMTIAKCGILKNHIIAALEEDRQQLLNMSPSSKIAELSYVDTGKIITTVGGKSSIEGTLKIIDNILGNEKTKDLKEYLSIHKK; this is translated from the coding sequence ATGGAAAGTAATTTTTATAGAAGAGATGGAAAATTAGTTTATATAAAACAACCAGAGTTTTCGGAACTCAAATTTGTTCAAAACTTATGGAATGACAGAGAAACCATGGACGGTATTGGGGGAATATATCATTTTCCAGAGGAAAAATGGAAGGTCTTTTATCATAAAATGGTTGCGCCTTCTGATGGAAAGAACTTCTATTGTTTAGTATATAATTTAGATGATGTACCAGTTGGAGAAGTAAGCTTTCATGGTTATGACTCAGCAGCAAAGATTGCAAGATTTAATATAAAAATCCAAGGAAAATATAGAAATAATGGATATGGCCGAGAAGCTATAAGATTGCTATTAGAATATTATTTCCTTGAATTTGGTGGCAATATTATGATGGAAAAAGCTAAACAGGAATTTTCAAATGAATTCATTAGTTCCTTAGGTTTTGAAGTTACAAGAAGGGACAAGGGTGAGATAACCTATCAAATATCCAAGGAAACATTTAAAGCTTTATCCAATAATGAAAAGAAAAATGTATGTTGCATTTTATATCCGGGTGTAGATTTGATAGAAGTTTCATTTACTTTCGAGCTATTTAATTTAATTAATAAATTTAATGGGGAAGAAGTATTTAAGCTATATGTTATTGGTGATGAAGAAGTGGATCTATCTAATGGAATGAAGATAATACCATCCCATTCTTATGAAGCAGAAGTAAGTCCTAATATTATTATAATGCCGGGTGGATGTGTTTGTTTAGAAAATAATAAAATCTCAAGCTTCATAGATAAATTCTATAAGGATAGTGACTATATTTTAGCTACAGGACATGGAATAATGACTATAGCAAAGTGTGGAATATTAAAAAATCATATCATTGCAGCATTAGAAGAAGATAGACAACAACTTTTAAATATGTCTCCAAGTTCTAAGATAGCAGAATTGAGCTATGTAGATACAGGAAAAATTATTACAACTGTTGGAGGAAAAAGTTCTATTGAGGGAACTTTAAAAATTATAGATAATATATTAGGAAATGAAAAGACAAAAGATTTAAAAGAATACTTAAGTATACATAAAAAATAA
- a CDS encoding DUF948 domain-containing protein: protein MLIDIRYLFWGIIAIAFFVAIIYLIFVLRKLIQVLSNVNSILESNKGSLTNIIKNMADITDNVKDVSEVVTETTADVIVAKENITEYISIFKDIIFLIKNVFKK from the coding sequence ATGTTAATTGATATAAGATATCTATTTTGGGGAATAATTGCAATTGCATTTTTTGTTGCAATAATTTATTTAATATTTGTTTTGAGAAAATTAATTCAGGTATTAAGCAACGTTAACTCAATACTAGAATCTAATAAAGGCTCCCTAACAAACATAATTAAAAATATGGCAGATATAACTGATAACGTTAAGGATGTCAGTGAAGTTGTAACTGAGACTACTGCAGATGTAATAGTTGCAAAGGAAAATATTACTGAATACATAAGTATATTTAAAGATATTATATTCTTAATAAAAAACGTGTTTAAAAAATAA
- a CDS encoding YtxH domain-containing protein yields the protein MGLKGLIEEKRKAQKRKKKIETAKKVTLGAAAGVTAGVVGGILLAPKSGKETRNDIIEGYSKANENIKLKVEEAKNLAKDKKETTVSNIKEAKSKISSYLEEKKNKANVSSAQDDIKEDESDTETFTE from the coding sequence ATGGGTTTAAAAGGTTTAATTGAAGAAAAAAGAAAAGCACAAAAAAGAAAGAAAAAGATTGAAACAGCAAAAAAGGTTACTTTAGGTGCTGCTGCTGGTGTAACAGCTGGTGTTGTTGGTGGAATTCTGCTTGCACCTAAATCAGGAAAAGAAACAAGAAATGATATTATAGAAGGTTATTCAAAAGCAAATGAAAATATAAAACTAAAAGTTGAAGAAGCAAAAAATCTAGCTAAGGATAAAAAAGAAACTACAGTCTCCAATATAAAAGAAGCTAAAAGTAAAATTTCTTCATATTTAGAGGAAAAGAAAAACAAAGCTAACGTTAGCTCTGCTCAAGATGATATCAAGGAAGATGAATCAGACACTGAAACATTCACCGAATAA
- a CDS encoding transglycosylase domain-containing protein has translation MNKASSTNKSDPKTKNKSKSKKRKKGRIFRNILLSLFFIALTLLVVAGGYAYAIIKNAPDLDVNSVLNLSQPSTLYDNDGNVIDTVHSDEERRIIPFKDMPDNLKNAYVSIEDERFYEHSGVDVKRILGSVLIDVKNKVSGKSGLHGGSTLTQQLLKNTILTNEVSLNRKIKEAYLATRLEKLLSKDQILEAYLNTIPLGGKIYGVEAASMYFFGKPAKELNLIQCAYIAGLTQAPSYYSAYNPTMQKDPTPYLNRTKTVVTKMKDLGKISQADYDQAIKDIDGKKFEFKTQTISYKLNYEWFSNPVISQVKKDLKEQLKLSDDEVSKLIANGGLKIYTTMDKELQDYTQSVLDDRNNFNVGNPEVLDENGIPKLQAAAVIMDYHTGEVKAMVGGRKEPKAANSLNRAYNVLKPIGSSTKPLTVYGPGIDMKLINPATGINDAPIPKEIGMKYSTDGKAYDPRNQSRNDFSGLISIREGLRYSKNIVAVLTEDKVGIKNGVAYGEKFGLKYNNQSRTSIASVALGQFNNDPSDPDGGNPYKMAAAYGTFGNNGTYTEGILYTKVQDATGKVLLEKKPETRSVLSPQASYITYDLLKEPVEHYTASHAKWGSMPVAGKTGTTTENKDLWFAGLTPYLSAAIWVGYDVPTEIKGESGAVVTPIWGKIMEKAHEGLADKEIPVPSGIKKMALCSLSGKIPTDLCSKDPRGSKVVEDWVIDGAEPTETCDVHVSAKVNKLNNKLATDNTPKELVEERVFIKKPWNTDNSYVKDAQYILPTEQDDYTVQPTKSPTTGVPVQGNQPANNNDSNVDLDGNETNNTGKPKNN, from the coding sequence ATGAATAAAGCTAGCTCAACTAATAAAAGCGATCCTAAAACTAAAAATAAAAGTAAAAGTAAAAAACGTAAGAAAGGTCGTATATTTAGGAATATTTTACTTTCCTTATTTTTTATAGCACTAACTTTACTTGTAGTTGCAGGGGGGTATGCTTATGCCATAATAAAGAATGCACCTGATTTAGATGTTAATTCAGTTCTAAATTTGAGCCAACCCTCAACCCTCTATGATAACGATGGTAATGTTATAGATACGGTTCATTCAGATGAGGAACGTCGTATTATCCCATTTAAAGATATGCCTGATAATCTAAAAAATGCCTATGTTTCAATAGAAGATGAAAGATTTTATGAACATAGTGGTGTAGATGTTAAGAGAATTCTTGGCTCTGTACTTATTGATGTTAAAAACAAAGTTTCTGGTAAATCAGGTCTTCATGGAGGATCTACTCTTACCCAACAATTATTAAAAAACACCATTCTAACAAATGAGGTTTCACTAAATAGAAAAATAAAAGAAGCTTACTTAGCTACTAGATTAGAAAAATTACTTTCAAAAGATCAAATTTTAGAAGCTTACTTAAACACAATTCCACTTGGGGGTAAAATCTATGGTGTTGAAGCTGCTTCAATGTATTTCTTTGGTAAACCAGCTAAAGAATTAAACTTAATTCAATGCGCATATATTGCTGGGCTTACTCAAGCACCATCTTACTACAGTGCTTATAATCCAACAATGCAAAAGGATCCTACTCCATACTTAAATAGAACAAAAACAGTAGTTACTAAAATGAAAGATTTAGGTAAAATTTCTCAAGCTGATTATGATCAAGCAATAAAAGATATTGATGGGAAAAAATTTGAATTTAAAACTCAGACTATATCTTATAAATTAAATTATGAGTGGTTCTCAAACCCTGTTATTTCACAAGTTAAAAAGGATTTAAAGGAACAACTTAAATTAAGTGATGATGAAGTTAGCAAATTAATTGCTAATGGTGGATTAAAAATATATACTACCATGGATAAAGAACTTCAAGATTATACTCAAAGTGTATTAGATGATAGAAATAATTTTAATGTTGGTAATCCAGAAGTACTTGATGAAAATGGAATCCCAAAACTTCAAGCTGCTGCTGTAATTATGGATTATCATACTGGAGAAGTTAAGGCAATGGTTGGTGGTAGAAAAGAACCTAAAGCTGCTAATTCTTTAAACAGAGCTTATAATGTTTTAAAACCTATCGGTTCTTCTACTAAGCCACTAACTGTATATGGTCCTGGAATAGACATGAAACTAATAAACCCAGCAACTGGTATTAATGATGCTCCTATTCCTAAAGAAATAGGTATGAAATATTCTACAGATGGCAAAGCATATGACCCACGTAACCAATCACGAAATGATTTTTCTGGTCTTATATCAATTCGTGAAGGTTTAAGATATTCAAAGAACATCGTTGCTGTATTAACTGAAGATAAAGTTGGAATAAAAAATGGTGTAGCGTATGGTGAAAAGTTTGGATTAAAATATAACAATCAATCTAGAACTTCTATAGCTTCCGTTGCCTTAGGTCAGTTTAATAATGATCCAAGCGACCCAGATGGAGGTAATCCATATAAGATGGCTGCAGCCTATGGTACATTTGGAAACAATGGTACTTATACTGAAGGTATTCTATATACAAAGGTTCAAGATGCAACTGGAAAGGTACTTTTAGAAAAGAAACCTGAAACAAGAAGCGTATTATCACCTCAAGCATCATATATAACTTATGATTTGCTTAAAGAACCAGTTGAACATTACACTGCTTCACATGCAAAATGGGGTTCAATGCCTGTTGCTGGTAAAACAGGTACTACTACTGAAAATAAGGATTTATGGTTTGCTGGGTTAACACCATATCTTTCAGCAGCTATATGGGTTGGATATGATGTTCCTACTGAAATAAAAGGTGAAAGTGGTGCTGTTGTAACTCCTATTTGGGGAAAAATCATGGAAAAAGCCCATGAAGGTTTAGCAGATAAAGAAATCCCTGTACCTTCTGGAATTAAGAAAATGGCCTTATGTAGCCTTTCAGGTAAAATTCCTACAGATTTATGTTCAAAGGATCCTAGAGGAAGTAAAGTTGTTGAAGATTGGGTTATAGATGGTGCAGAACCTACAGAAACCTGCGATGTCCATGTATCAGCTAAGGTTAACAAATTAAATAATAAATTAGCAACTGATAATACCCCTAAAGAGTTAGTTGAGGAAAGAGTTTTTATAAAGAAGCCATGGAACACGGATAATTCTTATGTAAAAGATGCCCAATACATTCTTCCTACTGAGCAAGATGATTATACCGTACAACCAACTAAGTCTCCTACTACTGGTGTCCCAGTTCAAGGAAATCAACCTGCTAATAACAATGATAGCAATGTTGACTTAGATGGTAATGAAACTAATAACACAGGAAAGCCTAAAAATAACTAA
- the yunB gene encoding sporulation protein YunB, with protein sequence MKYYTKKNKWNKRIIILIIIIIILLTFFIYIFNKIILGTLMVVSDTEMRAKTIESIDENVLTLYSKEFQYDDVIKIEKDKDGNITMLRADTIKLNALSTKVSLEVQQDINRIGSLGIKFPIGYITRNNIVSSWGPKITVRMEPIGTVKTNYYSEFESAGINQTRHKIYLVVEAKINVIVPTKNDEVEVKSTIPVAETIIVGKTPQTNLDFGK encoded by the coding sequence ATGAAATATTATACTAAAAAAAATAAATGGAATAAACGTATTATAATATTAATTATTATAATTATTATCTTGTTAACATTTTTTATATACATTTTTAATAAAATAATTTTAGGGACATTAATGGTGGTTTCAGATACAGAGATGAGAGCGAAAACTATAGAATCTATTGATGAAAATGTACTAACACTTTATTCAAAGGAATTTCAATATGATGATGTGATTAAGATAGAAAAAGACAAAGATGGAAATATAACAATGCTTAGGGCAGATACCATAAAATTAAACGCTCTTTCAACTAAAGTTTCATTAGAGGTGCAGCAGGATATAAATAGGATAGGTTCATTAGGAATAAAATTCCCTATTGGTTATATTACAAGAAATAATATAGTATCCTCATGGGGACCAAAGATAACAGTTAGAATGGAACCTATAGGAACTGTTAAAACAAACTATTATTCAGAGTTTGAATCAGCAGGGATAAATCAGACAAGACATAAGATTTATCTAGTAGTTGAAGCGAAAATAAATGTGATTGTTCCAACTAAAAATGACGAGGTGGAAGTAAAATCAACAATACCTGTTGCAGAAACAATTATTGTAGGTAAAACCCCTCAAACTAATTTAGATTTTGGAAAATAA
- the hpt gene encoding hypoxanthine phosphoribosyltransferase, translated as MEDKKRNILITEEQIATRIKELGQELTKEYSDKNLYVLSLLRGSFIYAADLVRSIDANAKIGFMTTSSYGHSEESTGKVKVVNDIPDNIEGYDVLIVDDIVDTGYTMEFVVNHVKSLGAKSVKTCVLLDKPSRRKVDLNPDYCCFEIEDVFVVGYGLNYGDYYRNVPYVFNWE; from the coding sequence ATGGAAGATAAGAAAAGGAATATACTTATTACTGAAGAACAAATTGCTACTAGAATCAAGGAACTTGGTCAAGAACTTACTAAGGAATATTCAGATAAAAACTTATATGTTTTATCTCTTTTAAGAGGAAGTTTTATTTATGCTGCAGATTTAGTTAGATCTATCGATGCAAATGCTAAAATTGGTTTCATGACTACTTCAAGTTATGGACATTCAGAAGAATCTACTGGTAAAGTTAAAGTTGTAAATGATATTCCTGATAATATAGAAGGTTATGATGTTTTAATTGTTGATGATATTGTAGATACAGGTTATACTATGGAATTTGTAGTTAATCATGTTAAATCTCTTGGTGCTAAATCTGTAAAGACTTGTGTTCTTTTAGATAAGCCTTCAAGAAGAAAAGTGGATCTTAACCCAGATTATTGTTGCTTTGAAATAGAAGATGTTTTTGTAGTTGGATATGGATTAAACTACGGAGACTATTATAGAAATGTTCCTTATGTTTTTAACTGGGAATAA
- a CDS encoding DUF2089 domain-containing protein, producing MYKVINKCPVCSSRLVVTKLKCSKCSTVIENDFEMSKFEYLSLEQLKFIEVFLKNRGNIKDVEKELGISYPTVRAKLDEVISSLGYNVNPAPVVDKKKVIDMLDKGEITPDQAIKMLNE from the coding sequence GTGTATAAAGTTATAAACAAATGTCCTGTATGTAGTTCTAGGCTTGTAGTTACTAAGCTTAAATGTTCAAAGTGCAGTACAGTAATAGAAAATGATTTTGAGATGTCAAAGTTTGAATATTTATCGCTAGAGCAACTTAAGTTTATTGAAGTTTTCTTAAAAAATAGAGGGAATATCAAAGATGTTGAGAAAGAATTAGGTATTTCATATCCAACAGTTAGAGCAAAGCTTGATGAGGTTATTTCATCATTGGGCTACAATGTAAATCCAGCTCCAGTTGTAGATAAGAAGAAAGTTATAGATATGTTAGATAAAGGAGAAATAACTCCAGACCAAGCAATTAAGATGTTAAATGAATAG
- a CDS encoding SHOCT-like domain-containing protein, with protein sequence MNEEISRILKMVEEGKITADKAQELIEALNEKKTEIQTVQDNDIMNMMLKIKVNSHEGDVVNVKLPIKLIKTLLKTVGKLPIESNVKGLENLDLNLISEAIDNGLCGKIVDVNSANGDVVEVVIE encoded by the coding sequence ATGAATGAAGAAATTTCAAGAATATTAAAAATGGTTGAAGAAGGTAAAATTACAGCAGATAAGGCTCAAGAATTAATAGAGGCTCTTAATGAGAAAAAAACAGAAATTCAAACTGTACAAGATAACGACATTATGAATATGATGCTTAAGATTAAAGTAAATTCACATGAAGGTGATGTAGTAAATGTGAAACTTCCAATAAAGCTTATAAAAACTTTATTAAAAACAGTAGGAAAGCTTCCAATTGAGAGTAATGTAAAAGGCCTTGAAAATTTAGATCTAAATCTTATATCTGAAGCAATTGATAATGGTCTTTGCGGAAAAATAGTTGATGTAAATAGTGCTAACGGAGATGTTGTGGAAGTTGTAATAGAGTAG
- a CDS encoding MFS transporter: MSSKRNFLLYIIGRFISYIGTGIQQIALPLYILDITHSGIMMGLFSILNLVPNLITLPFAGILGDRKNRRNIMVATDLGRGIIVCLLGTLALTGNINIYILFSAQIFISIMDSIFGGSSTALLPELVSEESLMKATSTRGGLDAASMIVGPALGGIIYGLMGIKAVFYINAVSFIISGVLSAFIIYENKIYNKGKITLKSFLSENLETLTFIKDNKGIMQLFGYAMMTNLLLTPSFDIVLPYIMKKGIGFSSEQFGYLMSIFTLGVLVGNVVLGLGAKKAKTKNIMNLSFIMQSVMLFGFSIVIFPKQVSLLGGHSWILFMVIALICVTIGGFNAGVNTPISTNLQKMVPNEMRARFFSLIGMIAQGAVPLGSIMYGILLDRFHYYNIFMIVTILNSVITLIFIFKAVPEVYEPKVQPILEN; encoded by the coding sequence ATGAGTAGTAAAAGAAATTTTCTGTTATATATAATAGGAAGATTTATATCCTATATAGGAACTGGGATACAACAAATTGCACTTCCTTTATATATACTTGATATCACCCACTCAGGAATAATGATGGGGTTATTTTCAATATTAAATTTAGTACCTAATCTAATAACTTTACCTTTTGCAGGCATATTAGGTGATAGGAAAAATAGAAGAAATATCATGGTTGCAACAGATTTGGGAAGAGGTATCATTGTTTGTTTACTTGGCACCTTAGCTTTAACAGGAAATATTAATATTTACATTTTATTCTCAGCTCAAATATTTATTTCCATTATGGATAGTATTTTTGGAGGATCATCTACTGCTTTACTTCCTGAATTGGTATCAGAAGAAAGTTTAATGAAAGCTACTTCAACCAGAGGAGGACTTGATGCAGCATCGATGATAGTTGGACCTGCTCTTGGAGGTATAATTTATGGACTCATGGGAATTAAAGCAGTTTTTTATATAAATGCAGTTTCTTTTATAATCTCTGGAGTATTATCAGCTTTCATTATCTATGAAAATAAAATTTATAATAAGGGTAAGATAACATTAAAATCATTTTTAAGTGAAAACTTAGAAACATTAACCTTTATAAAAGATAATAAAGGTATAATGCAGTTATTTGGATATGCAATGATGACAAATCTTCTTTTAACTCCTTCTTTTGATATTGTTCTACCCTATATAATGAAAAAGGGAATAGGATTTAGTTCTGAGCAATTCGGATATCTAATGTCTATTTTTACATTAGGTGTTTTAGTGGGAAATGTAGTTTTAGGATTAGGGGCTAAAAAGGCAAAAACAAAGAATATAATGAATTTATCTTTTATAATGCAAAGTGTAATGTTATTTGGGTTCTCAATAGTAATCTTCCCAAAACAAGTTTCACTATTAGGTGGTCATTCTTGGATACTATTTATGGTAATTGCATTGATATGTGTTACTATTGGAGGGTTTAACGCAGGAGTTAATACTCCAATAAGTACAAATCTTCAGAAAATGGTTCCTAACGAAATGAGAGCAAGATTTTTCTCTTTAATAGGAATGATTGCTCAAGGAGCAGTTCCACTTGGTTCTATTATGTATGGAATATTATTAGATAGATTTCACTATTATAATATATTTATGATTGTTACTATTTTAAATTCGGTTATAACATTAATATTTATATTTAAGGCAGTGCCAGAAGTTTATGAGCCAAAAGTTCAACCAATACTTGAAAATTAA